The Paenibacillus sp. RC334 nucleotide sequence GGGGCAATGGTTAACCCGGGAAGGTGCACGTACCTGCCTTGGACGAATCGAGAGGCAGCTAAATAATCCAACCGGTTCGCTCGATAGGCATAAAATGACTCGATCAAGCCTCCAAGCCTGCGAGCTCCCCGCGTAACACGTTGGCCAGTTCTGCCTAATTTTTTGCGGTACTCATATTTTTTGAGATTTTTGGAGTAAACTTTGAACTTTTCACTTTATTTAGATAACGGGAAAAACAGGCTCCTGAATGGTTAGACACAGTAGCGATGGAATCCTGGAATATACAGAATCGGAGGTGCTTATAAGGAAGGATACGATATGATTCATCAAAAAATTTAAAATTCTCGCATCTCTGTTAGGAGTCTTTAAAGATTTTGACAAAAGAATATTGTAACAAAATCATAATGAGGAGGAATACAAATGCAACAACAATGGATGGAGATGGTGAATCACGTAGTCGAATGGGGAAAGGGGATTCCTTGGTCCAAGGGTTTCCAGGGTGCGAAAGAAACGGTTGAATTCGCCTGCAGCTGCCTCTGTGTCCACCCGATTTAAACATGCAATCAAGAAGAAGTTTAAAGCGAAACACAAAGTATCGCAGACGCAACCGAAAATTACGCAAGTAAAGATTCAATTCAGCTATAATAATATGGCGCTTCGTCCTAGCAAAATAAAATCCCGCCAGTACTGGCGGGATTTTATTTATGCATCGATCTGAAGGAGGCATGCCCCCAACTGCAGGACATTATTCAGGTTTAAATTTGCTTTTCATTTCGACAATGAAAGACTCTAAGGCCTCCAGGGAGGGTGCTATTTTCCGGTAGCATAGATGGCGCTCGTGATAACATTGAAGAGATGATCGGTCCGTGGCGCGAATGAAGGTTGGCCGACAAGCCAGCCGAGCGCCGATATCAGGGCGAACAAGTCGTCCCCATTCATATCGGCGCGCGCCGTTCCCTCGGTCTGAGCTCGGAGCAATAGTCGCTCGCCCGCTGAGTGCACCGCTGCGCATGTAGCGTAAAGCGCGGAGTCCGGGTCCGCGTGGGCGCTCGCCATCAAGGCGACAACGCCGCTATAGCTTTGGACGAAAGCCACCTGTTCGCGAACCCAGGACACGAGCGCTTCGTCAGGTGGATTCGACGTTTCGAGTTCGCCTGCCTTCTGCGTCAGTGCCTCCAGATTCGTACGCAGCAACGCTTCGAACAAGGCTTCCCGCGTCGGGAAATGACGAAGCAATGTGGCCAACCCGACGTCGGCCCGGCGGGCGATATCTCGCATGGACGCATCGACACCATGCTCGGCGACGACGTCACGCGCGACTGCAAGTAGATGACTGTAATTTTTTCTGGCGTCGGCTCGCATCATGTTTTCACCCCACTCAAATAGCGAAAGCTTACTGTCACGATCA carries:
- a CDS encoding TetR/AcrR family transcriptional regulator, which produces MMRADARKNYSHLLAVARDVVAEHGVDASMRDIARRADVGLATLLRHFPTREALFEALLRTNLEALTQKAGELETSNPPDEALVSWVREQVAFVQSYSGVVALMASAHADPDSALYATCAAVHSAGERLLLRAQTEGTARADMNGDDLFALISALGWLVGQPSFAPRTDHLFNVITSAIYATGK